A section of the Candidatus Methanoperedens sp. genome encodes:
- a CDS encoding methyltransferase domain-containing protein, which translates to MDTNYNKYIPALSYKWFTPFYDPIMQLLMRESTFKRSLIEQAKIEKGYNVLDIGCGTATLTILIKKVHPDAEVTGLDADPEILKMARKKVINAGINIKFDQGMSFELPYPDSTFDRVVSSLVFHHLSRENKHRTFKEIFRVLKPGGELHVADFGKPHNALMYLISLVFRHLEETKENIDGLLPDMFRKAGFEQVEETARFMMLFGTLSLYRAIKSR; encoded by the coding sequence ATGGACACAAATTACAATAAATATATCCCTGCACTCAGCTATAAATGGTTTACACCTTTTTATGATCCGATAATGCAGTTGCTCATGCGTGAATCCACATTCAAGCGCAGCCTTATTGAGCAGGCTAAAATAGAAAAGGGTTATAATGTACTTGACATCGGCTGCGGTACAGCCACACTCACCATTCTCATAAAGAAAGTTCATCCGGATGCTGAAGTGACAGGTCTTGACGCAGATCCTGAAATCCTCAAGATGGCCAGGAAAAAAGTAATAAATGCAGGCATTAACATCAAATTTGACCAGGGGATGTCGTTTGAACTGCCATATCCGGACAGTACTTTCGACCGTGTAGTTTCAAGCCTGGTTTTTCACCATCTGAGCCGGGAAAACAAACACCGGACATTTAAAGAAATATTCAGGGTTCTGAAACCCGGGGGAGAACTGCATGTTGCAGATTTCGGGAAACCACATAATGCTCTAATGTATTTGATATCACTGGTGTTCAGGCATCTTGAAGAAACAAAAGAGAACATAGATGGGCTGCTGCCCGATATGTTCCGGAAAGCGGGATTTGAACAGGTGGAAGAGACTGCAAGATTTATGATGCTTTTTGGCACGCTTTCCCTGTACAGGGCAATAAAATCCCGATAA
- a CDS encoding acetyl-CoA C-acetyltransferase, protein MKNVVIASATRTAIGKFGGSLKDFNPAQLGSVVLKEALKRGNIAGTEVNEVIMGNVLSAGHGQNVARQAAISAGIPVEVSSFSVNKVCGSGLKSVVLGAQAIMLGDADVVLAGGMESMSNTPYALRKARWGAKMGNDELVDLMVHDGLWDIFNNYHMGITAENVAAKFGISRDEQDDLSAKSQNKAEAAIKAGKFRDEIIPLPIPVPKGEPVLFDTDEFPRFGTTKESLAKLKSAFKKDGTVTAGNSSGINDGAAALLLMSEEKAKEKGIVPLATIKSYGLSGVAPDIMGTGPINASKKALQRANLSVSQLDLIEANEAFAAQSIAVNRELGLDPQKVNVNGGAIALGHPIGASGARVLVTLLHELKRRNGAYGLATLCIGGGQGIAVVVKR, encoded by the coding sequence ATGAAGAATGTAGTAATCGCTTCTGCGACCCGTACCGCAATAGGAAAATTTGGTGGAAGTCTTAAAGATTTTAATCCGGCGCAACTTGGTTCTGTGGTATTGAAGGAAGCATTAAAGCGGGGAAATATAGCAGGAACCGAAGTTAATGAAGTCATAATGGGAAATGTACTTTCTGCAGGGCATGGCCAGAATGTTGCACGCCAGGCGGCGATTAGCGCAGGTATCCCGGTAGAAGTATCCTCATTCAGCGTAAATAAAGTGTGCGGCTCAGGTTTAAAATCAGTTGTCCTTGGGGCACAGGCTATAATGCTTGGCGATGCTGATGTTGTACTGGCAGGCGGCATGGAGTCAATGTCAAATACCCCTTACGCCTTAAGAAAGGCCCGCTGGGGAGCCAAAATGGGCAATGATGAACTTGTGGACCTGATGGTTCATGACGGTCTGTGGGATATTTTCAATAATTATCATATGGGCATTACAGCAGAGAATGTAGCTGCAAAGTTCGGGATTTCCAGGGATGAACAGGACGATCTGTCAGCAAAGAGCCAGAATAAAGCGGAGGCTGCCATTAAAGCCGGGAAATTCAGGGACGAGATCATTCCTTTGCCGATCCCTGTTCCAAAAGGCGAGCCTGTTCTTTTTGATACTGATGAATTCCCGAGGTTCGGGACAACAAAAGAATCGCTTGCTAAACTGAAAAGCGCATTTAAAAAAGACGGTACTGTGACAGCAGGCAATTCTTCGGGGATTAATGATGGTGCAGCTGCTTTGCTTTTAATGTCTGAAGAGAAAGCGAAAGAAAAAGGGATTGTTCCCCTTGCAACTATCAAAAGCTATGGTTTATCAGGGGTAGCTCCTGATATTATGGGCACAGGGCCGATCAATGCAAGTAAAAAAGCTTTGCAGCGGGCAAATCTTTCCGTAAGCCAGCTTGACCTTATTGAGGCAAATGAGGCATTTGCGGCGCAAAGTATTGCGGTCAACAGGGAACTTGGTCTTGATCCCCAAAAGGTTAACGTTAACGGCGGCGCCATAGCCCTGGGACATCCCATAGGGGCAAGCGGCGCAAGGGTACTTGTTACACTTCTCCATGAATTAAAGAGAAGGAATGGCGCATACGGCCTTGCAACCCTCTGTATCGGAGGAGGGCAGGGTATAGCCGTTGTTGTAAAGAGGTGA
- a CDS encoding AsnC family transcriptional regulator: MIELDNLDVKILAHLQSNSRESFQEIAKRCLTSVPTVKSRVDRMLELGIINKFTIDIDNSKLGITEAILLVNAKPGAVSRITEELRGIEEVKELYVTSDSDTAIVSRVAGDMQRILAIQESIDLTDVNNIRILSVKNAFAKESTIPLASSSITLTCSYCEKRMAGDAVRKKFDDKDYFFCCTTCQGEFEKKYSKMIAKI, encoded by the coding sequence ATGATAGAACTGGACAATCTCGATGTAAAGATACTGGCACATTTGCAGAGCAATAGCAGGGAATCATTCCAGGAGATCGCAAAGCGCTGTCTTACAAGCGTTCCCACGGTCAAGAGCCGTGTTGACAGGATGCTTGAACTCGGAATTATCAATAAGTTCACAATAGATATCGATAACAGCAAGCTGGGGATAACCGAAGCGATACTCCTTGTAAACGCAAAACCCGGCGCTGTCAGCAGGATAACTGAAGAGCTCCGGGGGATTGAAGAGGTTAAGGAGCTGTATGTAACCTCTGATTCTGATACAGCCATCGTTTCAAGAGTAGCGGGGGACATGCAGCGGATTCTTGCAATACAGGAGAGTATAGACCTCACTGATGTGAATAACATCCGTATATTATCAGTAAAAAACGCATTCGCAAAGGAGTCAACGATTCCTCTTGCGTCCTCCAGCATAACACTGACCTGTTCTTATTGCGAAAAGAGAATGGCAGGAGATGCAGTAAGAAAGAAATTCGATGATAAAGACTATTTCTTTTGCTGCACCACCTGTCAGGGAGAGTTTGAAAAGAAATACAGTAAAATGATAGCAAAGATTTAA
- a CDS encoding CbtA family protein, protein MTYATQQASPAIKGSLDFLSILKAGIVTGMVAGTALGGLLLLFLTPIILEAETYEIQIPDSHPLIPRNIVHFWTFAGAIMLGILYSIIFTFVYTMVQHRIPVKNAEFKSLIMALNGFLVAVLVPSLYLPPDPPGMETSLSVMTRQSIFIAMIIAGILASIAFWIIYSHLSRKYNPMSGLSTGAIAFVVIIITAFLLFPPNSSIPSIPSDLLWKYRVESLGVMFTFWVTMGVMVNTMLEYFRPHIRISETG, encoded by the coding sequence ATGACCTACGCCACGCAGCAGGCTTCCCCTGCCATTAAAGGCTCACTGGATTTCTTATCAATTCTGAAAGCAGGAATTGTAACAGGTATGGTTGCAGGCACAGCTCTCGGAGGACTTCTCCTTTTATTCCTGACGCCAATCATATTGGAAGCAGAAACTTACGAAATCCAGATACCTGATTCCCATCCATTAATTCCACGAAATATTGTTCACTTCTGGACATTCGCCGGAGCAATAATGCTTGGAATCCTCTATTCTATAATATTCACTTTCGTGTATACTATGGTTCAACACAGGATTCCTGTAAAAAACGCTGAGTTTAAAAGTCTGATTATGGCTTTAAACGGTTTTTTAGTAGCGGTGCTTGTCCCTTCTCTCTATTTGCCGCCTGACCCGCCTGGCATGGAAACCTCGCTATCTGTGATGACAAGGCAAAGCATCTTTATCGCTATGATCATTGCTGGTATTCTTGCTTCAATAGCCTTCTGGATTATTTATTCACATTTATCCCGGAAATATAATCCCATGTCCGGGCTTTCAACAGGAGCAATTGCCTTTGTCGTCATAATTATCACTGCCTTCTTATTGTTTCCTCCTAATTCCAGCATACCTTCAATTCCTTCAGATTTACTATGGAAATACAGGGTCGAGAGCCTTGGAGTTATGTTTACTTTCTGGGTAACTATGGGAGTAATGGTTAATACCATGCTGGAATATTTTAGACCACACATTAGGATTTCAGAAACAGGATAA
- a CDS encoding 4Fe-4S binding protein: protein MEGQVNWSVIALFLLAIVALGFVAFNTGKLSKINFLNNPQIKSLLKSKWYPLIFVLPTMLIFGILVIQLFFGPEETALNFGSVMVWIFLWPILPVLFLVFGRLWCSVCPMSRISDEVQRNVGMHRKVPKFLQTYGVWIIIFAFLVITWVDSVLGLVENPRNTGYLLLFVFIGVVLMGAVYERRAWCRYLCFLGGLSSNYSMSSALELRADSEKCKACKTPTCFKGDGKVAGCSMFEYPRTMDSNRFCNFCSNCIKTCHSDAIRITPRPPTSELWFIKKPRFEESFLATALIGIVVVQTVVMLEVWGPFMEWFESTTGIANFTIAWTIMFAAAMVIALLLMLGASFISGILPTKTQNTNVISDSSAQLNIDMDVPAETTLSNFVRYGYALIPLGLGIHLAHNAKHFLGEGLSVIYTSASLVGWNITGDPSILNMPTIQIIQYILSVLGVLGSIYTAYKISQNNPNSKSSVLPYIVLMLMFGLIALWMYTVPMAARGH, encoded by the coding sequence ATGGAAGGACAGGTCAACTGGTCAGTCATAGCTTTGTTCCTCCTTGCCATAGTGGCTTTAGGATTTGTTGCATTCAACACCGGGAAGCTCAGTAAAATAAATTTCCTTAATAATCCTCAGATTAAATCCCTTTTAAAAAGCAAATGGTACCCATTGATATTTGTTTTGCCAACAATGTTAATATTTGGCATCCTTGTCATCCAGCTGTTTTTTGGACCTGAGGAAACAGCTCTTAATTTCGGCTCTGTAATGGTATGGATATTCCTGTGGCCAATCTTGCCGGTCCTGTTCCTTGTTTTCGGAAGATTATGGTGCTCAGTTTGTCCCATGTCACGAATCAGTGATGAAGTGCAAAGAAATGTGGGGATGCATAGGAAAGTTCCAAAATTCCTCCAGACTTATGGTGTCTGGATCATAATATTTGCTTTCCTGGTAATAACCTGGGTTGATTCAGTACTCGGGCTTGTGGAAAATCCAAGGAACACTGGCTATCTCCTGCTTTTCGTGTTCATCGGCGTAGTCCTTATGGGCGCAGTATATGAACGGAGAGCCTGGTGCCGCTATCTGTGTTTCCTGGGCGGCCTGTCAAGCAATTATTCCATGAGTTCGGCGCTGGAACTGCGGGCTGACAGCGAAAAATGCAAAGCCTGCAAGACTCCGACATGCTTTAAAGGAGACGGGAAGGTTGCAGGATGCTCAATGTTCGAGTATCCGAGAACAATGGATTCAAACAGGTTCTGCAATTTCTGCTCAAACTGCATAAAGACATGCCATTCTGATGCCATAAGAATAACGCCGCGACCTCCTACAAGTGAACTCTGGTTCATAAAGAAACCGCGGTTTGAAGAATCTTTCCTTGCAACAGCCCTTATCGGGATCGTGGTAGTCCAGACCGTAGTCATGCTTGAAGTATGGGGGCCGTTCATGGAATGGTTTGAAAGCACCACTGGCATCGCCAATTTCACAATTGCATGGACAATAATGTTTGCAGCAGCAATGGTAATAGCTCTCCTGTTAATGCTGGGTGCAAGTTTCATTTCGGGTATATTGCCGACAAAAACACAGAATACAAATGTAATCTCTGACTCATCTGCGCAATTGAACATTGATATGGACGTTCCTGCGGAAACAACACTTTCCAACTTCGTTCGCTATGGATATGCTCTTATCCCCCTGGGACTTGGAATACACCTTGCCCACAATGCAAAGCATTTCCTGGGTGAAGGCTTGTCTGTAATATATACCTCAGCTTCGCTTGTGGGATGGAATATTACAGGTGATCCATCGATCCTGAATATGCCCACGATTCAGATAATCCAGTATATCCTTTCGGTACTGGGAGTTCTGGGAAGTATTTACACAGCATACAAAATATCGCAGAATAATCCCAATTCGAAATCATCGGTTTTGCCTTATATAGTGCTGATGCTGATGTTCGGATTGATAGCCCTGTGGATGTACACCGTACCTATGGCAGCACGCGGCCATTAA
- a CDS encoding 3-oxoacyl-ACP reductase FabG: protein MGCRKKGRLDGKVALVTGGSRGIGKAISLRLAEEGADVIINYQNTKEHAETVSKLIDMMGMADRLEKIASQIHRMNNKEHAKEFLRQLDAIEKHSYICQANVSDFEQVKKMQEEVIKQFGKLDILINNAGIVRDKSFVKMTSDMWNDVMHVNLDGSFYCTKAFIEGMLERKYGRIINISSVIGRMGNFGQANYTASKAGVIGLTKALAKEFAGKGITVNAIAPGFIETDMVKGVPGDVMDKILAKIPLGRLGKASEVAGTVAFLASQEGDYITGQVIDINGGLYI from the coding sequence ATGGGTTGCAGGAAGAAAGGCAGACTGGATGGTAAGGTTGCCCTGGTCACCGGAGGCTCAAGAGGTATCGGGAAAGCTATCTCTTTACGCCTCGCAGAAGAAGGGGCGGACGTGATAATTAATTACCAGAATACGAAAGAGCATGCTGAGACGGTTTCAAAGCTCATCGACATGATGGGCATGGCAGACAGGCTTGAAAAAATTGCCTCGCAGATACACAGGATGAATAATAAAGAACATGCAAAGGAGTTTTTAAGACAACTGGACGCTATTGAAAAGCACTCTTATATATGCCAGGCAAATGTCAGTGATTTTGAGCAGGTAAAAAAGATGCAGGAGGAAGTCATAAAACAATTCGGGAAACTGGACATCCTGATCAATAATGCCGGAATAGTAAGGGATAAATCTTTTGTAAAAATGACTTCTGACATGTGGAATGATGTTATGCATGTGAATCTGGACGGGTCCTTCTATTGCACCAAGGCGTTCATAGAAGGAATGCTTGAGAGAAAGTACGGCAGGATAATCAATATTTCTTCAGTCATCGGAAGAATGGGCAATTTCGGGCAGGCAAATTATACTGCATCAAAAGCAGGAGTGATTGGACTCACAAAGGCGCTTGCGAAAGAATTTGCAGGGAAGGGAATCACCGTGAACGCAATTGCACCCGGATTTATTGAAACCGATATGGTAAAAGGTGTCCCTGGCGATGTAATGGATAAGATTCTTGCGAAAATTCCTCTTGGCAGGCTTGGTAAAGCTTCCGAGGTCGCAGGGACTGTTGCTTTTCTTGCATCGCAGGAAGGGGATTATATTACAGGACAGGTTATTGACATAAATGGAGGACTCTATATCTGA
- a CDS encoding helix-turn-helix domain-containing protein, with amino-acid sequence MPVFTNHFCHYYTSINLDDHEGVKYLTIQAILVTHMANDIFKALSSTTRSKMLRILAKKEMHITGIAKELNLSVPVVAKHAKLLERANLIEIRKFGKTHVLGSKIKNIYGMLDELADSHTIDLQKGSSILEALRRVSGVELKTVGGKEFVMAIDGEDGLYLYEVNGNSPNSTTEDFKIEKDCTIEWKKLIPVTRKKIIVKIK; translated from the coding sequence ATGCCTGTATTCACTAATCATTTCTGTCATTATTATACCTCAATTAACTTAGATGATCATGAAGGAGTAAAATATTTAACAATTCAAGCAATACTTGTTACCCATATGGCTAACGATATTTTTAAAGCACTCAGCAGTACTACGCGGTCGAAAATGCTGAGAATATTGGCTAAGAAAGAAATGCATATCACAGGTATTGCAAAAGAATTAAATCTCTCTGTTCCGGTAGTGGCTAAACATGCTAAGCTTCTGGAGAGGGCAAATCTAATTGAAATAAGGAAGTTTGGCAAAACACATGTGCTTGGCAGTAAAATAAAAAACATATACGGAATGCTTGATGAACTTGCCGACTCACACACGATTGATCTGCAAAAAGGTTCAAGTATTCTGGAAGCCCTGAGAAGAGTATCCGGGGTAGAATTAAAAACGGTTGGGGGCAAAGAGTTTGTTATGGCTATCGATGGAGAAGATGGGCTTTACCTCTATGAAGTTAACGGGAACTCACCAAATTCAACAACCGAGGATTTTAAGATAGAAAAAGACTGCACAATCGAATGGAAAAAATTAATTCCCGTAACGAGGAAGAAGATTATTGTCAAAATCAAATAG
- a CDS encoding metal-dependent transcriptional regulator, producing the protein MTKESPRIEEYLEYIYKLQEIHESATTSKLAERLELSPSSVSEMLKQLEQKGLVKYAEKGVVLTGEGELKARKVIRKHRLSERLLTDILGFKWDKVHEEACRLEHDISPEMEEKIEEKLGNPKTCPHGYPIPDKEGLIIQDNTVKLSELKANEKGVIISVFEENSEMLQYLGSLGLYPQVEVEIKSISPFGGPILIMVSGEEKSLGKELTEKILVQKSGMI; encoded by the coding sequence ATGACAAAAGAATCCCCAAGGATAGAAGAATATCTGGAGTATATATATAAACTGCAGGAGATACATGAATCCGCCACCACTTCGAAATTAGCAGAACGCCTGGAGTTAAGCCCTTCATCCGTCTCAGAGATGCTAAAGCAGCTCGAACAGAAGGGACTTGTGAAGTACGCTGAGAAAGGAGTAGTGTTGACAGGAGAAGGTGAACTAAAAGCCAGGAAAGTGATACGAAAACATCGCCTTTCTGAGCGTCTGCTTACGGATATTCTGGGTTTTAAATGGGATAAAGTGCATGAAGAAGCATGCAGGCTTGAACACGATATAAGTCCTGAAATGGAGGAAAAAATCGAAGAGAAACTGGGTAATCCCAAAACATGCCCTCATGGTTATCCGATACCTGATAAAGAAGGGTTGATAATTCAAGATAACACTGTAAAACTTTCAGAACTCAAAGCAAATGAAAAAGGAGTCATTATAAGCGTTTTTGAGGAGAACTCCGAGATGCTGCAGTATCTGGGAAGCCTTGGATTATATCCCCAGGTTGAGGTTGAGATAAAGAGCATTTCTCCGTTTGGGGGACCGATTCTGATCATGGTGTCAGGGGAAGAGAAATCGCTTGGAAAGGAACTTACCGAAAAGATATTAGTACAAAAATCAGGAATGATTTGA
- a CDS encoding CbtB-domain containing protein: MLAKLAIIFLTIAIAIYIIGFSNFESFPAFHEGFHDLRHAAGFPCH, translated from the coding sequence ATGCTCGCAAAGCTTGCTATAATTTTTCTTACCATCGCCATTGCGATTTATATAATAGGATTTTCAAACTTTGAAAGCTTTCCAGCATTCCACGAGGGATTTCATGACCTACGCCACGCAGCAGGCTTCCCCTGCCATTAA
- a CDS encoding cytochrome C assembly protein, which translates to MLDMSKKILFLLTATALVVSIYMIFFLAPVPIDPMEAAGDPVNFKIFYFHVPIAATAYLAFAIVFASGFMYLRTKLEKWDIIAVSASEIGIIFAFLTLITGSIWARSAWGEYWVSWDVRLNTSLVLFLVYLSYLMVRKSIDEPEKRARLCAVFGIFGFISVPLSFLSIRLWNRATVHPVVIGPGGGGISGDTVIGTVLMNVIAFFLLLASLIILRMDNEKLAEKIASMKRAKNL; encoded by the coding sequence ATCCTTGATATGTCGAAAAAAATACTTTTTTTATTGACGGCAACAGCACTGGTTGTTTCGATTTATATGATATTCTTTCTTGCGCCTGTTCCCATTGATCCTATGGAAGCTGCAGGAGATCCGGTAAACTTCAAAATATTCTACTTTCATGTTCCCATAGCAGCAACCGCTTATCTGGCTTTTGCAATTGTATTTGCATCCGGTTTTATGTATCTGCGGACAAAGCTGGAAAAATGGGATATAATAGCAGTTTCGGCATCGGAAATCGGAATTATATTCGCATTCCTTACTCTTATTACCGGTTCAATATGGGCAAGATCAGCATGGGGCGAGTACTGGGTATCCTGGGATGTCAGGTTAAACACTTCTCTTGTTCTTTTTTTGGTCTACTTATCCTATCTCATGGTGAGAAAATCAATAGATGAACCTGAGAAACGCGCAAGGCTCTGCGCAGTTTTTGGCATTTTCGGCTTTATAAGTGTACCATTAAGTTTCCTGTCCATCAGGTTATGGAACAGGGCTACCGTTCATCCGGTTGTGATAGGACCGGGAGGAGGAGGTATCAGCGGGGATACTGTGATTGGTACGGTTCTTATGAACGTCATTGCATTTTTCCTTCTCCTGGCATCTCTGATCATTTTACGCATGGACAATGAGAAACTGGCTGAAAAGATTGCTTCTATGAAACGTGCGAAGAACCTGTGA
- a CDS encoding 4Fe-4S binding protein — translation MENDKNNPEKRKYDVLQQKAVVSLLKNHKTRFLFHLPAVLLFAIVVIAGFFGIQNSNKSLTTISIWVIWWSLLIISLALAGRVWCFICPFGAIGEWVQHHTLKKVDDASGFRKFPAGFRNLSIAAALFLAITWADFQFNLVNSPLLTAYFIVALLGLIVVISIIFERRSFCRYVCPITGLIGLYSMFAPVELRVKEKETCKACKEKYCISGSENGYPCPVFEYPGTMEKNTHCILCMECVKTCRRDNISLNLRSFAGDFLNLTKTRMDEALFILLLLGVTIFQTLIMIRPWAVFTQGLMIYTGAGYDTVRFVLFIASSVIPILIYSIIIAVSKLLNPKTSFKETFTGYAYSIIPLGLLMHLSHNLRHLLEEGTGIVPVLSDPFGFGWDIFGTSGYMPAPLLDNNYILLTQWLLMFIGLGFSISIGKNISRRMSRTDMAYFPVLVFVLILFILNLWILGQPIMHKH, via the coding sequence ATGGAAAACGATAAAAATAACCCGGAAAAAAGAAAATACGATGTGCTTCAACAGAAGGCTGTAGTATCGCTTCTCAAGAACCACAAAACCCGGTTCCTATTCCATCTGCCAGCAGTCCTGCTATTTGCAATAGTGGTGATTGCAGGCTTTTTCGGAATCCAGAACAGCAACAAGAGCCTTACAACCATTTCAATCTGGGTTATCTGGTGGTCGCTTCTGATAATAAGCCTGGCTCTTGCAGGAAGGGTATGGTGTTTTATATGTCCTTTTGGTGCTATCGGGGAATGGGTACAGCATCACACTTTGAAAAAAGTTGATGACGCTTCCGGTTTCAGGAAATTCCCCGCAGGATTCAGAAACCTGTCTATTGCAGCGGCGCTTTTCCTTGCGATCACATGGGCTGATTTCCAGTTCAATCTTGTGAACAGCCCGCTTTTGACAGCATATTTTATTGTTGCTTTGCTGGGTCTTATTGTAGTAATATCGATAATCTTTGAACGCCGATCCTTTTGCAGGTATGTATGCCCTATAACCGGATTAATAGGTTTATACTCGATGTTCGCACCTGTTGAATTGAGAGTAAAGGAGAAAGAAACATGTAAAGCCTGTAAGGAAAAATACTGTATATCAGGCAGCGAAAATGGATATCCATGTCCGGTATTCGAATATCCGGGGACCATGGAGAAAAATACACATTGTATCCTCTGTATGGAATGTGTTAAAACCTGCCGCAGGGATAATATTTCCTTAAATCTTCGTTCTTTTGCAGGAGATTTTTTGAATTTGACAAAGACCAGGATGGATGAAGCCCTTTTTATCCTGTTGCTCCTCGGAGTGACTATATTCCAGACACTAATAATGATACGGCCGTGGGCTGTTTTTACACAGGGTTTAATGATCTATACAGGCGCCGGTTATGATACAGTTCGATTCGTTTTATTTATTGCTTCATCTGTAATTCCCATTCTTATCTATTCGATAATCATCGCTGTTTCAAAATTGCTCAATCCAAAAACATCATTTAAAGAAACCTTCACAGGCTATGCTTACTCAATCATTCCCCTGGGATTGCTGATGCACCTGTCCCATAATCTCCGCCATTTACTGGAAGAAGGAACCGGGATCGTTCCTGTACTTTCGGATCCTTTTGGTTTTGGATGGGATATATTCGGGACTTCAGGATATATGCCCGCCCCGCTTCTCGATAATAATTATATTCTCCTGACCCAGTGGCTGCTTATGTTTATCGGGTTGGGTTTCTCCATTTCAATCGGCAAAAATATTTCAAGGAGGATGTCTCGCACAGATATGGCATATTTCCCAGTACTGGTCTTCGTTCTCATACTTTTCATTTTGAATCTCTGGATACTCGGGCAGCCGATAATGCATAAACACTGA